The genomic window TAATTCTGGTCCTGTGGCCTCTCCTTCATGTGAAAAGGCAGCCTTCCATTACTGTGGAGTGCTCCACCTATCAATCCCAGGATTTAAATAGGGTAGCACCTTATACCATCCTTCCGCGGAGATCAGTTAGCCACCTCAAACCAGCACTAGGTTCACTGATAAAACTGTAGaaagaccaaacaaaaaaactgcttggaTGATATTTTCAATCTTATTCTTTTCTATTTGCATACAGTAAAATCATTATAAATATGCTATAAAACCAGTCCAAATATTAATacattttcattcattttaaataaagatgaaCATTATAACTTACTGGATTTTAGCTAAGAACTTTCAGCTAAGAACTATTAGTTTCTTTTAAACATGCTCTGCACtaatattgggccagattttgcaacccttactcatgttgagtagcacGTACACAAGTATTCCAATTGGCTACTACTCAATATGAGTAATTGTGTTTGAGTTCTCCTGTAGACCTGCTCCTTCAGGATCTCACTGTTCTGAGCAGCAGTGGCGGTGTATCTTTGGGAAGTCCCTTTGGGGAATTTCCTCACTCATTTATTTTTTATGCTGTACTCTTCGCACCTGCTTTCTGCTCCCAACTCTGCCATCTGCTAtgcttctctccccaccctcctgtTCTGCTTTGTCTCCTTCACACCCATCTCCCACGCCCCTTTCCATTTCTTCGTCTGCCCAAAAGCCCTGCACTCAATCTcttcagtgcttggctgtggAACTAAGCCCGCAAGAAAGGGTTACAATTTAAGAGTCTTTTCAAATTGAGTCTAGGCCTCTGTGAACCCAACACATGTCTACTGGGCAAGTGGAAGCCCATGTGCAGATTTTTTAAGAAAGCTAAGGGAGGTGTGTTCTCATCTGAGTTTGAATGTCTGGTGAACAGCTTGCTGCATCTCTACATTTTTGTGCACATGTTATGCATGCATATTAGCAAGTCATCTTTGTCTTGGGGAAGACAAGATTTTGAACACAATTTGCTTAGTTACTTTAAAGCTACAGTAGATAGAATACATGCTTTGGTTCATCTACATAGCATAGTGAATACCACTCtccttttttttcctgtattgTCATGAGGAACATAGTCTAACTATAAATTACCTTTGTGTATGGAGAGATTAAATATGTAGTAGGTGCCGTCTATCAGAACACTTCTGGCAAAGAAAACAATTCTTACAGCCAGGAAATGCAAGAAAGTTCAGCAAAGCGTCCAATATATTAGTGTTATTGTCAaaaataagaggctgcaggatcTATAGCTAAACAGAAGATTTCAGTTCCAGGGATATCAAATCCAGTGCTTTTTAGGAGAAATAAGTTCACTTAAAAGGCAGTTAAATATATATTGCCTGTTAATGTCACCTGTAACTTGTCAAACACTTATTTTAAACAGGATAtagaagcagcagagaagaggctgCAAGCAAGAGTACATCTACAGCCACATCCTGATATTGCTAAGCTTGAAGTAAGTCCTGAAATAAACTCCATCCTTTCCCTTGCTGGGTACAAAATAGTTCCCTTTTTTTCTGAAGCATATTTATAAagtaaaaataattgattttgaaATTGACTGGTATAGCCAAGGGCCTGTGTACTGTGCAGTAGGCTGAACCTAAATTCTGGGCTAAGGTCCCTAGATTCTGCAGTAGCCAGGGGGAAATTCTCTAGCAGATTCAGATATTTTTTTGACTGgagctttttatttaatttaaatatgaaaaatgtaAGAATCACAGCAGCCTTTATAGTGTTTTTCAATATTAAATTCAACTTACCTTTTTTGTCCTTACATTTTCAGTTTTAAGTACACCATAGATTGTCATCTTCATGTTTGAGTCAACAGCCCATGAAGATGAATGGGGAAGTTCACACCTGTCAGAGCTATTGTGTAAGGGTGGTTGGGAACATGTGAAGATATCACTGTTGCAGTCACAGttagttcacattttcaagattttctttcCAACCAGAATAGcttgaagcaatttttttttaaattaaaattgaggTTCTGGAACACAAGTCTACAGAAAAGGGTGAACTCTGCCATGGTGAAATACATGGGGCCTGATTATAGTGATTGCCATCATTCAGTTAATATCCTGAAGTCCTGAGTATTTAGTAGATGAAAAAAATTGTAtcaaaatatactttaaaaatttCTGTTACAGTGACAGATGTGACAGCATGCTATTTTAATGGTCAtatcactttaaaataaatagggATGTGATGCATTCACTTTTTTGGATTTGTTGGGTACTAAATATCACCTATCTTCCCCTCATCcaccaaaataaaaatcagaCGCAAAATATAAATTTAGGTACTGTATACTACAGTTAACTCAGGAAATGAAGCTGTTTAAAATGAGTTGATTATATTAATGAAATAGTAAATAGcattaaagtttaaaatatattttaagttgCAACTTGCAAACAAAGTTAATTCTGATAGCTGACAAATTACTTAAAAGTGAAGAAATGGGACTAAGTTATTTAAGCTGAGTCTGTGgtatgatcctgcaaacacttacacacatggGTAATTCCATGGAGTTCACTAGGACTATGCATGTTCTAaagttaagtgtttgcaggaccaggTCTAAATTTATCCCTGGGATATATTTATTACATAAGTCATAAATGCCTGTTTGTGTGCTGCAAATAGAGTTTTAGTCCTTAATAATTTAAAACAGTTATCACTTACGCATGGACTGTACTGTCTCAGCTCTGTTTTAGCAGCATCTGTCTGTATTAGGCCTGAagtcccaggggcggctctaggcattttgccgccccaagcatggcaggcaggctgccttcagcggcttgcctgcggagggtccgctggtcccacggcttcagcggacctccaaagccacgggaccagcggaccctccgcaggcatgccgccgaaggcaacctgcctgccaccctcgcagcaccggcagagcaccccccacggcttgctgccccaagcacgcacttggcatgctggggcctggagctgcccctgtgaaGTCCCATACGCTAGAGAGTTTTGACATTTCCAGTTCTGGTTCAatcactgtgaagaattacaTACCATTGCATAGTAAATTCTGCAGAACAAATCTGGTAGCAATTACACAAAATagtacagattaaaaaaaatctggtgtAGATCTTTACAGTGTGGATAAACTGGACAAAAGTCAGATAATTCTTAGCGATTATTGATAGAAACAGTGTTGACTTTTGCCTTCATCCTCCCCACTCAATAGTGAGAGTTATGGGAGAGTGGTGTTACTATTTCAAGGGAAAATTTCACATATTTAATCTTATATTTTTAAGGAGAGGGCACTAAATAGCATGAAAGGAAAATATCTTTCATATACAAAATAGACTGTCCACATTCCTTCCAATAAAACTTTCAAAGGATATTTAACACATGGCCTTAATACATATGTATATCAGATGTGATTTTCACAGTTGATTATAATGGCTCCTTAATTTAGCAGTCCAAGTACAGATTCATGTGATTACACACAAAATTTCAAAGAAGATCTATTGCgtaaatacatattttattaaCGATGTATAGATATTGTGCATATGAGTTACACACATGAACCAAAATAGTTACCCAATAGTCCAGCACTTCCAAAGGAGAGATTTATGATGTATCACGTATGTGCactaaaatatttaagtaaataaaaatggattttttctttttttaaaaaagcctaaaTATATGTGTACAAAATCTATACAAATATTTTGCTAAAAAAGCAATCTCCATGTAAATATATTGGCCCCTGTTGAACAAAGCATTTAAGAGTGTGCTTTAAGTTAAGTACATTGTTTGCTAAATCTGGACCTTTGTCTCCAACTCTTAACTAAAGTATTTTTATGGCCTGTAGTATAAATTGTATGATTTCATCCATAAAATTAATGATTTAATCCATAAGCATTAACAAATATATGCTCAAAATGCTCCTGTGAAAATGGGGAATGTTATCTCTATTCTTTAGTTGgaaaaactgagacacagaagttAAACCTCTTACCCAAGACCCTAGAACAAGTGCATGTCAGAGCTGTAGCTAGAAATCAGGCACTTCTGGCTACCACTTTGTTTCTTAGACCACAAGATAGCTCAAGAAAGAAAACTGCACAACCAGCTAAGTACTGGAACCAATTACATTATCGGGGATTTATTCATGGCAAAATTTAGCTCGCAAATATTTTTCAGACAACCTCAAATTAATGCACTACTTGTCTGGTGATAGCATTAaacaacaattttatttttatctcaGAATCCTGCTAAACTAGAATTATAATGTTAATATTTAGCCTTgagaaaatgtgtttgttttacaGAAACATGAGTACAATTCCATGAACATGAATACTACCATTATGATGGGTTCTCTTTCTAATATATTATCCACCACAAGAGGGCACATTCAGTCACTGCATAACTTACTCTAGAAGGTGAAATCCTGCCAACTTCTGTTACATTGTTTAAGTGAGGGATTGGAAATTTGGTATCCAAATAATTTGGTCTTTTTTGAATTGCTTCACAGATAAGGCTAGCTTTAATAACACATTGTATGTGTGTATTGTTTTGTGATAAATTGGTAAATAGATTAAATTGTGAAGCAAAGTTAAATTGCTTATTGTTGCATCATATCTTTCTTAGACTCTCTATTGGGCATCGGTAGAAGAATCTATTCCTAAGTGGGAGCAGTTCCTTTTAGGAAGAGCACAAATGCCTGTTggttttaagaaaaagaaatctaCAAAGTATAACATAAGTCACCCAGAAGGAGCTGCACAAagataaagagaaaacaaaacagactaccatttgacttcaatgggcaaaATAATCCCATCCAGACAACAGTGTGTCAGGCCACTAAATTTCAATTTCAGTGTATGTATATGAAAATTAATCATGTTTGATGGGTTTTTTCCAGTTGTATCTGTGTGGAAGAGTTCAGCTAAACTATAGTCTGCCAGCTCAAGGAGGCTCAGGGTAACATTTCTCCTGGTGGGAGGAACAATCCTTTTTTGAAAATGACTTTATAAGATCAGAAATTAAAAACATTGGTATATGGAAGCCCACCAGTACAATTGCCTCTTTAAGATGACAAGAGTTTTAGGTTACATATAATCtttcacttttgtatttttaagaaTGTTGTATATAAATCtaccttttattttcttgaaCCTCCTTGGCCACAGGAGGGATTTACTCTGGGAAGAGCAGGCAATTTACACCAGGTTGTGGGAGAAGCTTTAGTTTATGGCTGGGATCCTTTATATAAGCGCAGTGGTAAAGGGCACATATTTAGTTTGTATGTCCCCTGTTTTCCCTGATCATGTCAgtgacactgattttttttcgaggggtggggaaggggctgtgttGGTCTCATCCATAAGCAATTGCAATTTCTGTTCCATTAACCACTGCTGCACCCTCTTTCCCTGGCTCACTTCCCATATTAGGTTCTGTGCCTGGTTTGCGAAAGCTGATGCCAATGTGAATTTGGGTAGAATCCAGCCATGAAGTTCATTTTACAGACATTGAAGTAACAAACATCAGTATTATATTTTGGCCATGTTTCCTTTGTAGTTTTAAGCCATTGCTTTGTGTTGCTTTCATTTTGTTAATGTAATCCGGAGACACAACTTATGGATAAGGCCAAGGGAGGTGGGGACGAACCAGACAGAAAGCCAGCCCAGCTGAGCGCCCAAAGATCACAGATACTGGAATAAGAAGGTGAAGAGCTTGCTTTCTATCGCAGATCAAGGACGGTTACTCAGCCTCTGGCTACAAGCATGGAAGGCCAGCCAGTGGTTTTTTTGCAcattgttaattatttgtattctcTTAAGTGCCTAGGAGCCTttgtcatggaccagaaccctactgtgctaggtgctgtacaaacagaacaaaaagacagtccctgccccagatagCTTACAGTCTGAGGCCAACCCCTTGGTAAATTAGTGTGCCTGGGAGCCACCGTCCATTGCTTTCTAGTGTTTGCATATATTGAACACCTAATTTAGAGAGAAATCCTTTCAAGTAAATGACTTAGAGGTCTTTGTGGTTTTTCACTCTTCCATAGCAAGGAAGGATGGTGGactttggggtggaggggagtggaTTCTTCCAGATTTGGGACTCGAGTCAAGAAGATCAATAGAAACCAATTTCAATAAAGGGTGGTTACTATTTCCATAGTGCAAGAAGAATTCATGTACATGGTTATATGAAATTGGGCTATGCAAACCACTCCAGTCAGCTATAGGCTAACCAAATTAATTACCAGGAACAATTAGGAATGATGAGGCCTCACTCCCTTATTTGCTGTTAgggggtgtgtctgtgtctggCGGTAACCTTGTCGCTATATCTGATTTTTGTGTTATGGATGGATGATCTAACAGCACCTTTCTTATACTCCCTGACCAACCTCTACACAAGTATCACAGCTCTTTACACTGCTCCATAAGGAAGGTTCAACTTCCGAATTGTGCACCTAGAGCATTATGTGAATTTAATTAATCAAATAGGATTTAATTATCCAGTGCTGACTAACTCTTAGTGAGGAATTCATTGACCCTCAGAATAGGGAGCAGCCTCTCCAGCTGGAGACCACAGGAAGTCTGAACAGTTTGCAAGGGCCAGCACCTGCAGAAGCTATTTTCCGctagatcaggcccttagtttgCTGAAGTTAAATCACTCAAAGAtgcaccaaaaaaaagaaaaaatccccCCCCAGCTGCACTTTAAAATGATTTTACATGTTCAAAGTTTATATGAAACTTTTTCTATTTAAGTGTCCATTAAACTGATACGTTTTTACAGAAACTGCCATGTTAGAAATATCCTGTTGAGTGGGTGTTGGTGTTTGTAACAATAACGTTGTTTTCATAATATGTGATGGCAGATTAGCACGCTTCTCTGCAGTGCTGTTAACAGTTGTAATTAAGGAATAAATAGTAAAGGGTGTCAGTCCGATGACAATTCCATCTATAGTGTCACAATACAAAATGTCACAAAATATTAGAACTGTTATATAACTACAAAAATATCAAATTAGGCTTTCATCTTTGAAGcagaaagcttaaaaaaaactAGCATAGAGACTGTTGCAATTTTATTCCTACTCATTGTTCTGTCACAAAGACAAATTGGTAATATTTTGTTCTATAAGCTTATAAAGTGATTCTCAGCCATACTGTTGATTTAACAGGAGTGTGCGCAGATTTTTAGTTCTGGAGCTCTGAAATTATAAATCCAGCCAGATGCAGGAGTGATAGaaaaggaacaatttttataCTTCAAAGGGGAGCTTTTTGAAAGGCACAAAGGAAGTTGGGTTCCCAAAGAGGAAGGATGAGTCAGTGGTTAGCTCACTAgcaagagacctggattcaattccctgctctgccacagactttcagGGCAACATCCACAAAGGCATTTAGATAACTAATTGCATGTGCCCAACTTGAAAATTGAGATCCTTAAAACTTGTGGTCAGCTGCTGCCCCACccagtaggtgcctaaattccttgGGTGCTGAAGTTCCATTTGGTCCTCAGGCACAAATCTACCTTAAGTCCTGATGCCACCAAGCTGTTCAGCAAGCTCCTGCATAAGATCCAGCAGGATTCACAAAGTAAGCCTTTCCCCTGCCTATCTTGCCTACAAGGCCCAAGCTGATAGGAATTCCCAGAGTATGTCTACTCAGAAACTAGACATCCAtgtctggcctgtgccagccgacctgggtttgtggggctcaggcagcaggGCTGTTCCACTGCTGGACTCAGGATGGAGCCTGGACTCAAGACCATGCAAAGTGGGAGGGTCTCCAGAGGCTACAtagcagttaaacagccctgcagtctGAACCCCATGAGTCCAAGTCACCTGGCACCAGCTAGCTGTAGGTTTTGCTGTGTACACGTACCCTCAGAGGCCCTCTTAGAAGCTCCCAATGAAAAAGAATGGAATTTAAGTTCCTACCTCCCatttgtacttttgaaaatctctccctgaGATTTGAAAATAATGAAGGAATATTCAACCACAGTGAAATTTATTTCTGTTTCAATTAATCTGAAAAATGACAACTAAACACATGATGAAATTGTGAAATGTTGATTCAGGGAAAATATCACATTCCCAGACTTAAGGTGTCTGACTTTGGTAGTGAACAGCTCCAGATATTTTAACATCCATTTCTTTTAGTTAATTTCAATCAATTAAACCATACTAGGTCTTTTGGATTGTAATTCAGTAAGGATTTTATAGTGTGCAGAATGTTGAAGCTTAAATTGAAAACAATACTGATGATGCTAAACTTATCCTCCCTTCAGAGACTTAGGAAATTGAAATTCTATATTGTTCAAAGTGTATGGCCTTGGAAGCAGCAGAAGTACAGCTACTCTAGTGCATAAGGAAATATATCTATCCAATGTAGGAAAATGCATAAGaacggacatactgggtcagatcaacggttcatctagcccagcatcccgtcctctgacagtgaccaatggcagatgccccaaaaggaatgaacagacaggttatcatcaagtgatccatgccctgtcacccaatcccagcttttggcaaacagaggctagggactccatccctgcccatcctggctaatagccattgatgaacctatcctccatgaatatatctagctcccttttgaacctcattatagtattggccttcacaacatcctctggcaaggagttccagaggatGACAGggcattgcatgaaaaaatactttcttgtgtttgttttaaacctattacctcttcatttcatttggtggccccttgttcttgaattatgagaaggagtaaataacacttccttatttactttctctataccagtcatgattttatagacttctatcatatccccccttagtcatctcttttccaagctgaaaagtcccagtcttattaatctctcctcatacggaagccgttctatacccctaatcagttttgttgcccttttctgaatcttttccaattccagtatatcttgtttgagatggggtgaccacatctgcacgcagtattcaaagtgtgggcgaaccatggatttatatagaggcaatatgatattttctgtcttattatcgatccctttcttaatgattcccaacattctgtttgcttttttgactgccgctgcacattgagtggatgatttcagagaacaagaACCAGAGGAAAGCATCCTGAACTGAGAAGGCAAAAGAGGCCATGTCACTGCCTGCACCGCTGTAACCCAATGTGGTAAGAGATTAGCACAAACAGAGATTTTACGTGGACCTTGTGGAACAATGAAGGAAATGGGGCAGAGAGGCAAACCGCAGGGCATCTGAGATGAACAAATAGGGGTGATTCTCCCCCCTTCGCTTGATCGCAGAGCTCAAGGGCTATTGTCAGCACTGAGGGCAATCATGCTGTCGCTCATGCAGCACTTAATAGACCTTGTCAGCCACCTTAATATATTGGTAGGGTTACTGTTGGTCCTGTGTGCCTTAAGTTGCTGTGTATATTGGCCCTGATTCAAGCCAGCACTTGaatgtgtgcttaactttaagcatgtgcttaagtcttacTGACTCCAGTGGGGTTTAAGTCTATGCTTAAATATGGTCCTAAATAGGGATGCTGTCCTGAGCCATGGTCATTATTTGGAACATATGATTCCAAGTAGTCAGTCACATCTCTGACCCTGCcccatcatcttttttttttttttaattaacctaTGTAGTTTCCTTTCAGTTCTTATGTGCTTTTTTACTGAGCACATGCTGCTCTACATGCTGTTCTTTCAGGTTCTCCCTTCTTGTCCTTTTACTGCTGGTACTGCAACTTAAGCCATATAGTCCATGACAAGATCCTGGCTGAAATAGATTCTTAATTGAGAAAAGCAGTGGGGAAAACAAATGACTTTACTGTGTGTGGATTAGCGCTTGTGTGTCTCATAAGAAGGAATACTGAATCACCTTATTTGTTAAGTTTATGAGCTGATGAGTAACCCTTGTACTAACCTAAGAACACAGCCTGATTCATACTTATGTCGTCACCTCCACCACCACATTTCCTTAGCTGTACACCTTGATCACGGGGAAGGCAGTGGAGTTAGGTATGTCTTTGGGATGAGAAATTCCTTATTCTTGAATACTTTCTCAAGCCTTTTGTTGTTTTCCTATAAGATATTTATAAAATAAGAGTTTTATTAATTTTAGTTGCATTTCCACCTTTGTATGGTATCCACAGTTGTTTATATTCAAGACCATATTGTCATAGAGGCTTTGAGCTAGATTCTACACTGGAggctgcagtctctctctctctctctctctcacacacacacacacacacaccccttttgtgCATACAATTCAAGTAGTTAGCTGTCAAAATGCTCAGTTTGAACTTCTGTGcattaaacaatattttaaaatctgactCTGAAATTGAGTGTAATCTTAGAGgttgcttctgaaaatgtagCCCTTAAAAACACAAGTTTTTcaaatattcattttattttaataatttagttCTTATACAGCTAAGATACAAGATAATTCTTAGCTTCAGGAATCCGCTGAAGATTTAAAGGTATTACACCTTTTTAAATAGAGCGAAGAAATTTCATAAATATGTCTTAGGTCATCTAAAGACCAGATCCATGGAAAACGTGTTTTTAAAGTTGCAGTAAGGAGTGATCCTCATGGCACAGTGATTACTTTTGTGTATTCTTGTGCTACATCAGATGTATAGCTTACTGTAGGAAGGGGCTATGCTGGTTCCAAAAGACCAGTATGGCAATCCCCCTGATTTAATGGGGGTTGTTTGAAGTGCAGAGCAGTGCTGAGTTTGACCCAGTGAATACATATACAAGAGAccaactgcaaaaaaaaatagcttgtttaaaataataatcCTTCTCCTGAGTTCTCATTTGACACTGGAATGAAAGAGTTAAACAGCTGTAAGGAGATCAGAATTTCAGAAGTTTATTGCTGAGAAATCCCATATTCTGCCAAACCTGAAGTGGAGGTGACCTATGGATTCACATTTTTGTTTCACAACAATGACACAATCAAGTATTTGATTATCTAAGGTATCATCTTACCAGCAAAATATGgatatagatttttaaaatgcctttatGGAAGAGACAGATGCAAGAACAATTCCTTTTTGGATCCTCCTGCAGTGTGAGGTTTTTGTCTTTGGAGTATGTAGTACCATTTAAATTGAGAATTTGTTACTCGTTCAAAAACAATGCAAAAAAAGCTCAAGAGACTGCTGTGACCTGCACCCAGGGCATATATTCTGGTTGTTTTTTGTGAGATCCACATCACAGGAGTTTGTCACTGATCTGTATTACATATGTAATAGTAATGAATTTAATCATCCTCTTCCATATCTTTTCACCCAAGAATAATGATGATCTTAAATATGACTGGGTTTGTTCTTTCCCCTGATTCCTAATCATATCACTTACCAAAGGCCCCTCTTTGAAAGGCTTCTGAATACCAAGAAGTTTACTTACATCATGCTCTTGAAAGAAATACAAGCTCAGCCAGATTTCATAAGATTGTTTTGTAAATACAttgtaaattaataaaaataatttttattctcctttaaataaatcactgtttcttTGGTCAGTTTATAGCTTAAGCCCACAGTCAATGAGTACCTGTCAAATACACCCAGCTGTGTCACAAAACAGTTTTTGTTTTCAGGCTTATATTTCTATATCTGCAATTATTAGTGTGTATATATTCCCCATAGCTTCATTCAAAGCTCTTTGACTGTTGTGCTATAATAGATGCTGGTGGCTAATTTGCCTAAGTGAATTGCATGCCTGCAGCTTTGTTTAAATTGCTATCCAAACTGCATGCTTCCCCTTGCTTTGGCCACAAAAAAATGTGGTTTTGCCTCTGCTCAAAGACTTTTCTTACAACAGAAGCAACTGGTTATCTGAGAAGATGGAATTGCTCTAAATTAGACACATGAGGCTTAAGAAAGCCCAAAGCCAAGATGCTATAAAAGGAGCATTACATCTTCATTTTTCTGAAGCTTTGAAATGAGACAGAGCAGGCTCATTGAAGGTCTAAACTATGGAACAAATAGGGGAATGTTTATATTTCAAAGGAAGGTAAAATGTTCTGGGCCAGAAACAAACTCtatgccaaaaaaaaataaataaagcaaactaAAGAAATCTTTGTATATTTGTGATCACTTAATAGCAACGATAATTCAAAGGAAACAATAGATTAGCTTGTCATTGTGCTTCCCTGGAAATAAATGCCCACAATAATGTGAGAGACCTAATCCATACAAACTGAATGAAGTCTGAATGAAGTCTGTCACAGTTTTTCTCTGTCATCTCTCAAGTGCATTTATAATGATTTAAAGAGCCACTGCTGCTCTACATTGTTGTGTTCTTCATGTTTCCTTTCCCTTCGTTTCTGATTGCCAAGGTGTTTTGAGTatatttgtgcttttcttcctttaTAATCAGCTTTCTCCTGCTGGATTCATTCAGTGATGCCACAATCCAATCTTGGTGACATCCCAAATCATTAATATAATGAATCAGGAGGAGGAGGCTGATTATAAATTAGAAAGCTTCTATTTATGCAGAATATCTTGgcaaggggcaccagcagggaagGAAATAGAATACATGACAGTTAGTGGGATTTTGGAGAAATTATTATAAAGGATCCCAGGTGCTCTCTGTGAATTTAAAATACCTGCATGCTTTAAGGCCAAAATCTGCCTGCAGTTAACCCATG from Gopherus flavomarginatus isolate rGopFla2 chromosome 6, rGopFla2.mat.asm, whole genome shotgun sequence includes these protein-coding regions:
- the C6H3orf14 gene encoding uncharacterized protein C3orf14 homolog isoform X9; translation: MAFYLAQEVQLARRHDKILSQRLILLQQMENHLGDKKTEKTSQTQAADAAYKRNAALLNDIEAAEKRLQARVHLQPHPDIAKLETLYWASVEESIPKWEQFLLGRAQMPVGFKKKKSTKYNISHPEGAAQR